The DNA region TCTCGTGCTGATCACGGTGGAGGTAAGACAGGCCCGCTGGCCGTCAGCCTCCCGTCAGAGATGAGGAGGGCGCCGCCTTTTTCTAGAGCAGGGACTTAAACGGGGTTAGCGGGACATCCATCCCGTCTTTGCTCTGCCTTGAAAAGGTGATGGGCTACACACTGGGTGGGAGCGGGGAGTCTCATTGTGCCATCACAACGAGGAGCAAGTCGTTGGAACTCAACGTCCTGGAGGTCAAAATATGAGTTGGATCATCCTGATTCTGGTGGGTGCGCTGTGCGGCTGGCTCGCAAGCCTGATCATGAAGACCGACGCCCAGCAGGGCGCGGTGGCGAACATCCTGATCGGCATCGTCGGCGCGCTGCTGGCACAGTGGCTCTTCGGTAGTCTGCTGGGCATCGGCGGCGCGAACGCGGCTGGCAATGGCTTCAGCTTCTGGAGCATCATCTGGGGCATCGTCGGCAGCGTTATTCTCATTGCCATCCTCAAGGCCCTGCGCGTCCTGCGTTAATCCGCTCCTCGCAAAGCCGAACTCCCCCAGGGATGTTCGGCTTTTTTGTGGCCCGCGCTCCCCCTTGCGGCGTGGCCCGGTGTGCTACAGTTGGAAGGCTTGCCTGATCCCGTCGGCGCGGCACCAGCCCCACGCGGGCCACCGCCCCCGGCACAACTGCCCGTCAGGCTCAAGAAGGAGTGCGAACATGTCCAAAGTGTGCGAAGTGTGCGGCAAGGGGCCCATCGTGGTCAACTCGGTGATTCGCCGCGGCAAGGCCCGCCGCGAGGGTGGCGTGGGCCGCAAGGTCACCGGCATCACCAAGCGGTCCCAGAAGCCCAACCTCCAGCCCCTGACCGTGACCCGCGGCGGCGTTTCCGTGCGGATGCGCGTCTGCACCAAGTGCCGCAAGAGCTTGATCTGAGCGCCCAAAAGACGGAGCGCCCCTGTCCTGACCGGATGGGGGCGCCCGCTTTTACGGCAATTTCTAGGAAAGATGGCTTCTCGCCCGGCGTTCGCCCACCAGGCTGGCGACGAGCAGCAGCAGGGTGCCCACCACGACGCACGAGTCGGCCAGGTTGAAGATCGGGAAGTTGCCCGCGCGCAGGGCCTGGGTGACCGCGCTCAGGGGCGGCGCGTGGAACATGTCCGTGACTCGCCCGAACCGCAGGCCGTCAATGGTATTCCCGATGGCTCCCGCCGCGATCATGCTCAACACCACCGTCAGAAAGCGGTTCTGGGGCCGCACGACCAGGTAGACCAGGATACCCACCCCCACCAGCAATCGCCCCACGGCGAGCGGCACGGCCGACCCCGAGAACAGGCTCCAGGCC from Deinococcus aerius includes:
- a CDS encoding GlsB/YeaQ/YmgE family stress response membrane protein, which gives rise to MSWIILILVGALCGWLASLIMKTDAQQGAVANILIGIVGALLAQWLFGSLLGIGGANAAGNGFSFWSIIWGIVGSVILIAILKALRVLR
- the rpmB gene encoding 50S ribosomal protein L28 produces the protein MSKVCEVCGKGPIVVNSVIRRGKARREGGVGRKVTGITKRSQKPNLQPLTVTRGGVSVRMRVCTKCRKSLI
- the lspA gene encoding signal peptidase II — translated: MPTLLERQRTFPAWVPLLIAALLVAADQALKAWALAHLTEGAAPVPLIPGVLDWMLTFNTGAAWSLFSGSAVPLAVGRLLVGVGILVYLVVRPQNRFLTVVLSMIAAGAIGNTIDGLRFGRVTDMFHAPPLSAVTQALRAGNFPIFNLADSCVVVGTLLLLVASLVGERRARSHLS